ACCAGCTCATAGGGCAGGGACAAAAAGTGGTTGCGCATCAAGAAGGTACCGAAGGCCACGCCGGCCAGCGGCACGATGATGCCCACGAAGGTATTGCGCCAGCCCAAGGAATTGACCAGGGCGTAGTTGGAAATGACGGTGATTTCGCTCGGCACCATGAGCGAGGAAATCACCAGCAGGAATACCAGGTGGCGGCCCGGGAAGCGCAGGATGGCCAGCGCATAAGCGGAGATGACGCCCAGCACAATCTTGATGATGGACAGCACTGCGGTAATGAGCACCGAGTTGCGCAGGTAGGTCCAGAACGGCACACGGGTGGTGGCATCGGAGTAGTTCTCGGTTTCCCACACCGGCGGAAGCCAATTGACCGGGTCGGTATAAATATCGCCCTTGGCCTTAAACGAGGTCATCAGGATCCAAAACAGCGGCAGGCCAATGAGCAGCAGGACCGCTAGGATGCCCAGGTAGCCGCCGATGAGCTTAGCGCGGCGGGTAGCGGGGGATTCATCCGTGACCATGTGAAGGGTAGAAGTAGCCATGTTGGGTTAACCTCGCTTATCCATGATGCGGACCTGGATCAGGGTGATGATGAGCAGGATGAGGAACAAGATGGTGGCGGCAGTCGCACCGTAGCCGGCGCGGAAGTTGACGAAGGTCTCGTTGTAGATCTGGAAGACCAGCGTCTGCGTGCCATTGCCCTGCGGGCCGCCACGGGTCATGACGTTGATGATGTCGAAGACCTGCACGGAGTTGAGCAGCACCGTAATGGACAGGAAGAAGGTGGTATTGCGCAGCTGCGGCATGGTCACGCGCCAGAATTTGCGCCAGCGGCCGGTGCCGTCGATAGCGGCAGCTTCATCCAATTCCTTGTCCAGGCCCTGCAGCGCCGCCAAGTAGATGACGAAGGTATAGCCCAGGTTCTTCCACACAAAGGTGAAGGTCACCATGAACATGGCCCAGCCCGGTACGGCGTAGAAGTTGGGGGAGTCAATACCGAACCAGCCCAGGATTTCCTGGATAAGGCCAAAGTTGGGGTCGAAGACGAACTGGAAGGCAATGCCGATGGCCGCGCCGGAGATGGCATAGGGGGCAAAGACCACCGAGCGCGCAAAGTTGCGGCCCTTAATGTTTTGGTTCAGCAGCAAGGCCAGCGCTAGGCCGATAACCATGGAGCCAATCACCGCAAAGAAGGTAAAGACCAGGGTGTTGAGCACGATGGTCTTCGTGTCATCGCGGCTAAACCACTCCACATAGTTATCCATGCCCACGAAGGTGGAGTTGGGGCTGGAGATATTCCAATTGAAAAAGGAAAGGCGGATATTGTCCAGCAGCGGCCGGTAGGTAAAGACGGCCAGCAAGATAAGGTTCGGCGCTAAGAGCGCCGCGGCCAGCAACCATTCTTTATGGCGGTTGCGCTTGGCCTTGCGGACAAGCGCCGCGGAATCACCGGGGCTTTCCGCGCGTGCGGGAGATGCGGTTGTAGTGCCGGCGCCACCGGCACCGGAAGAGTCTTCCTGAAAAGTCACTCGGTCAATCTAGGGCGGGCAGGTGACGCCCAGCTACACAGAAAACAAACAATTGATGAATAATAAAAGGCCAATGAGTTAAAGGTAGACGCGTCATCAAAGATTCTATAAAGCCGCAGCGCAGCCCCCTATGGCGCTGGTCGCTCCACCGCCTAACTTTGTCCGGCATTACAAAGAAGCCCCGCTTGCCGACGCCCACCTTCCTCCCACCCCACTACACTGGCCCCTACAATCCACCGCGACCCCACTAGGAGGAAGCATGTCTGTCCGTACCGTTTGCAGCAACTATGACTCCGTCAAGGATTGGCAGGAGCCGCTGTATAAGGATCTGCACCAGCACCCGGAGCTATCCATGCAGGAAGAGCGCACGCTGGGCATCATCAAGGACAAGCTTGCCGATCTCGGCTTCCACCACATTGAAGTAGGCGGCGGGGTGGTCGGTGTTTTAGAAAACGGTGCCGGGCCAACCGTCATGCTGCGCGCGGATTTCGATGGCCTACCAGTTAAGGAGGCCACCGGCCTGGATTATGCCTCCACCGATACCGCCGTTGACCAGGAAGGAAACACGGTCCCCGTCATGCACGCCTGCGGCCACGATTCCCACGTGGCCAGCCTGCTGGGCATGGGCGCGCTCATGGGGCAGGCCACTGACCAGTGGTCCGGCACCCTACAGCTCATTTTCCAGCCGGGCGAGGAGATTGCCGCCGGTGCCCAGTCCATGGTGGATGACGGACTTGTGGACAAGGTCGCCACGCCCGACGTAGTACTTGGGCAACACGTCTTTGCCAGCAACTTTCCCGCCGGCACCGTGGCGCTGGCCTCCGGTCCTTTCATGTCCACCGCAGTCAGCATGGACGTCAAGGTTTATGGCCAAGGCTCGCATGGCTCCATGCCGCACCTCAGCGTTGACCCCGTGGTACTGGCCAGCTCCATTGTCATGCGTTTGCAGACGGTCATCTCCCGCGAGCTCAACCCTTCCGAATTCGGCGTGCTGACCGTGGGAGCCATCAACGCCGGCTCGAAAGCAAATATCATCCCCTTTGAGGCCAACCTGAAGATCAATGTGCGCGCCTATAGCGAGCAGGTACGCGATAAAATCACCGGCGCCATCGAGCGCATTGTCAATGCCGAGTGTCAGGCTGCCGGCAGTCCGCAGCCGGCCGAGTTTACTTATCACGATTCCTACCCGCTTACCAGTAACGATGAGGACACCACGGAACGCCTTAAGGAAACCTTTGTGTCCTACTTCGGCACCGACCGCGTCCTTGATGCCGAGCCCCTCACCACCTCGGAAGATTTTTCCACCATCGCCCGCGCTTTCGGCGTTCCCTACTGCTTCTGGGTATTTTCCGGCCGCGAAGAAGAAAAGGATGTCCCCAACCACAGTCCGCACTTCGCTCCGCTGCTCCAGCCCACTTTACGAACCGGCACCGAAGCCCTTATCGCCGCTGCGATGAGCTACCTAGGAAACAACTAACCGACACGCAGCATTCGGCCGCACGGTCCCATGGTGTTTGCGGCCATGCCTTTTGGAATGCGCGCTGTATGAGGTGGCGGGGGTAGCCCGTAGGATCTATAACCGCGAATTTGAGCCATGCACCGCTTTCCGACGCCTTCTCCTTCCCCCACGCCCCAACCTGCAGACCCCTAAAACAGCTCCAACGCCCGGGCCTCGCTTGGGGCCACAGGGCGCTGGAACTGGTTCTCTCTATCTCTCTTGCGTTCTCTCGAACACGTAAATTAAAGATAACGCGCTAGGCTGCCATAGGTCTGGTATTTTCCTGTGAATATAGTGGCAATCATTTGGCGGAGGATAAAAAATAGCTCAATCAGCTTACGGGTATCAAGGTGGAGGCTTTTGGATCGATGAGCCTGATTCACAAGAGGCTTCTTTTGCGTAAGATTCTAGGGAAACTACAAGCGCGCTATCGGGTTGGGGTCGACAAGTCTTTAATTGTGCGCCAAGAGCAGTGTCAGAGGAGGAGAGATGGCACAACAATTTGATCCGGAGATGCATCGGCAAATGGGTGTCGAGGCGGACGTTGTATTGCGGGTGGGAATGCTCCTAATGGGGGCCGGCACCTCTGGTTATCGCGTACTTAGAGGGATGAAACGGAGTGCGCGAGCATTGGGGTTTGACCATCTAGATGCCACAGTGGGTCTGACGCAGATTACCTGTACGTTTCACCGCGGCGAATACTTCCGGACGGTCATTGCTCGGCAACATTCGCCTGCAGTTGATGCCTCTCGGATTGAAGCTTTGGAAGATTTAACCCACAATCGCCTCTACGCAGGGATCACCGCTCAGGAATTAGCGGCGATGCTGGATACTATTGAGCATAATGTCAAAAAGCGCTGGGGCGGTCTAACTCTTTCTTTCGCTGCCGCGATCGCATGTGCGGCGTTTGCGTATCTTAATTTTTTCCCGCTGGAAGCAGTGGGGTTGGTTGCTTTGGCGGCGTTTGCAGGCCAGTTTGTTCGTTATACAGTTCTCCACCGTCACGTTCATCAAATTGGAGGAGTGATTGCTGGTGGTGCGACGGCAGGCATAGTTTTCTTCTTGTTGACGGAATTCTTCGGGGCTATAGGCTCGGTGGAACCCAGTGAACTGTCCTCGGGGTTTGTGGCGGCCGTTTTATTCCTGATTCCCGGGTTTCCACTTTTCTCTGCTTTGATCGACATAGCCCGCTTTGATCTTGATGCGGGGATTGTCAGATTGGGGTACGCCTTTACCGTCATATTCACGGCGGCTTTCACGGTCTCTATGGTTAGCTGGCTGACAAAACTTAGTCCTGACCCACCTGCACCTGTGCAGGATATGCAATGGTTTCTGTTGGCGCCGCTGGCAAGTTTTCTGGGCATTGCTGGGTTTGCTTTTCTTTTTAACTCTTCTCGCCGCATGGTCTTAGTAGCGGCGTGCGTTGGAACCGTGGCAAATGAGCTTCGTTTGATTCTAATTCACGCGGGAACAACCATTTTCTTTGCAGCCTTTGTGGGTGGATTAATCATCGGGTTGCTGGGGGCAGTAGCTTCTAAAAGGGCGCGTCTTCCTCGTATTACAACCACCGTTCCGGCCGCGGTGATTATGATCCCAGGGGTGACAATGTTCCGGGCGGTGTTTTATTTGAACGATGGTCAGATGGATCAAGCGTTGGCCAATGTGGCAACTGGAATGATGGTAGTTGGATCTATTGGTGCCGGTTTGGTGTTTTCTCGCTTGCTTACTGATAAGGATTGGGCCTTGGGGCGCCTAATTGATTTTGATAAAAAGCTTCCGCAACGGCCTTCTTCCACATGATGCCTAGACTCTAGCTAGGGAAACGCCTGTGGCCCCCGGTTCCTTTCGGAGCTGGGGGCCACAGGCGTCTCTCATGTCGTTTCCATGTATCGGCAGCTGCCGCCCTGTGGAAACTGCAGGGGTTCTCTCTATCTCTCTCATATGCGCTCTCTCAAACGCACAATCTCAGTATGGGGCACTGGGCTGTAGCGGCCATGGGGTCCGGCTGTTGGGTTGCTGTTAGTGGCTGGGAAAGGGGTGGGGAGGGCGTCGGAAAGCAGGTCTGGGGTGGAGATGTGCAACATTGGCGCGTGAAAGTGACGTAGAACATAGTTTGTTTCTGTAGGGTGGAAGATATGCGCGCAGTCAGGCTGCGCCGTTTCACCTGCTTGTAGAGCTACAGAATCGAGGTGAGGAGCATGTCTCCTCTCACAGCCCAACCCCCAACCAAGGACGTTGTGCCGGCGCAGGTAGAGGATGCGGAAGAAACCAGGCGCCAGCATCGTTCGGCCATTAAGGCGGCGTTTATTGGCACCTTCATCGAGTGGTTCGACTATGCGGCCTATATCTATATGTCCGCGATTATCTCCCGGGTGTTCTTTCCGGAGATGGAAGGTCGCCGCGCGCTGATTATGACGTTTGCGCTCTTCGCGCTGTCGTTCCTGGTGCGGCCCTTGGGCGGCATCGTGTGGGGTCACTTTGGTGATAAATACGGGCGCATCCATACGCTGACGGTGTCTATTGTGATGATGTCGGTGGCAACTGCGTGCATCGGTTTCCTGCCGGGCTATGCCACCATCGGCTTTGCCGCCTCCATCTTGCTATTGCTGTGCCGCATGGTGCAGGGCTTTTCCGCAGCCGGTGAGTATGCGGGCGCGGCCACGCATTTGTCTGAGATTGCCCCGGCCGGCAAGCGTGGCATCTATTCGGCGGTGGTGCCCTCCGCGACGGCCTCGGGCTTGCTCTTGGGCTCGCTCATTGCGGCGCTGCTGACTGGAGTCCTTGATGATGCCGCCCTGGATTCCTGGGGTTGGCGTGTGCCATTCCTGATTGCGCTGCCTTTGGGTCTATACGGCCTGTGGATTCGCCGCAACACGGAGGAGTCCTCTCACTTTGAGGACCAGGATGAGCCAGAGGAGTCTCCGCTGCGCGAGGTTCTGAAGTACCCCAAGGCCCTGGCCATTGCCTTTGCGGGCGCGGTGCTCAACGCCATTGGCTTCTACGTCATTTTGACCTACCTGCCCACCTACCTTTCGGAGGAGCTGGGCATGGCCGCGACGCCGGCGTTTATCGCGTCCTCGGTGGCGTCCGCATTCTATGTGGGCTTTGCCCTGCTCACCGGCATGCTTTCGGATCGTCTTGGTCGCCGCACGACGATGCTGTGCGCGGCCGCGTTTATGGGCGTGACCATCATTCCGGCCTTCATGCTTCTCGACGGCGCCGGGCTCCTCCTCGTCATTATCATTCAGGTCTGCTTGGGCGGCGTGCTGGCGCTTAACGACGGCGTCTTGCCCTCCTTCCTTTCCGAACAATTCCCCACCCACGTGCGGCTGTCCGGCTTCGCGCTGACGTTTAATACCGCCAACGCCGTATTCGGTGGTACCGCACCGATGATTGCCACCTGGCTTATCGACGTCACTGGCCTCCAGCTCGCCCCCGCTTTCTACTTGGTGGCCGCGGCGCTGGTGACCGGCATCGCGGTTCTCTTCGCCTCAAAGAAGAATAAGTTGCATGAGTAGCACCTTGCGGTAGTCCAAAACGCCTGCGGCCCTCGGAACCTAAATGGAACCGAGGGCCGCAGGCGTCTCTCTCTACAAGGTGTTTCCATGTATCGGCTTAAAGCCGCCCTCTGGAAACTGAGGGGTTCTCTCTATCTCTCTCGTATGCGCTCTCTCAAACGCATGATTTAAGTATGGGGTACGGGGCTGCTACTGCAATGGATTGCGCCTGATAGGTCGCTGCCAGTTGCTGAATGTTTACTGTTAGCCCGTCTGCCCATTGCGTCTAGTAGTCGTAGCTTTCGGCGGTATTGGCGTCCGCCCCTATGCGCTGCAGGTGCGTGCGGCGCTTCAGGCGGATGGCCGGGCGGGCTGCCATGCCCAGGCTGCCGAGAAGGTAGAAGACGGTGGCGACCATTGACATGCCGGCCAGCGTTAGCACCGAGCCAAGGATGAAGACCACGGAGATAGCGATGTCATTGGCGATGGAAAACGTCTCGTACTTGTTTTTAATTTTGATTTCGTTGTTCTGTCCGAGCTTAATTTTTAGGTCGGGGTCCTTTTCCTGTTCTGACTTGATGTCTCCCACCCTGCCAGAGAGGAAAAGGCCTTGTTGAACCATGTTTTTGTGGGATTATTGGAACATTCCCCAGATGGTGGCGAAGAGCACGATAAGACCCATGATCGCCACGAAATAGTTGGTCTTGTTGCTGCGGAAGCGCGCCAGTGCCTCCACGCGGTAGATGACCCAGATGGGCAGCAGGTAGGTCATGAAGGCGAAGAAGACGCCGCCCACGACGGAAATCATATCCAGGATGGAGGGGTTGAAAATACCCACCAGGGACGTAGCAACAAAGATGAAGAGGTAGGTCCACAGGTCGAGCGTGCGCGTAGACATCTTCTTCGTGGCCTTTGGCGCGGCCAGGTTGAAGAGGTATTGGGTGCCCTCGATGGTGCCCAGGGCGTGGCCGAAATAGGAGGAGGCCACCGCACAGATCACGACGATGGGCGCCATGTAGGCCATAAACGGCGTGCCGGTTTCGTTGGCGAAGTAGGAGAGCACCGGCAGGTTCTTGTCATTAGCCTCCTGCATGCCGTCCGCGCCCATGGCCAGGGCGCAGGACCAGACAAAGAACATGGTGAAGATGGTTAGCAGGATGGCGGAGTTGCGGATGACCTTATCGGACTGCGCGTGGTGGTCCGCGCCGTATTCCTTCTCCAT
The nucleotide sequence above comes from Corynebacterium tuberculostearicum. Encoded proteins:
- a CDS encoding carbohydrate ABC transporter permease, yielding MVTDESPATRRAKLIGGYLGILAVLLLIGLPLFWILMTSFKAKGDIYTDPVNWLPPVWETENYSDATTRVPFWTYLRNSVLITAVLSIIKIVLGVISAYALAILRFPGRHLVFLLVISSLMVPSEITVISNYALVNSLGWRNTFVGIIVPLAGVAFGTFLMRNHFLSLPYELVEAARMDGAGPIRLLTKVLLPVSWPTLTAFSVITMVNEWNTYLWPFLMADTEDVAPLQVGLTMLQNNDGVTNWGPVMAATILTIIPMVIIFLALQKYMIQGLTTGAVKG
- a CDS encoding carbohydrate ABC transporter permease — encoded protein: MTFQEDSSGAGGAGTTTASPARAESPGDSAALVRKAKRNRHKEWLLAAALLAPNLILLAVFTYRPLLDNIRLSFFNWNISSPNSTFVGMDNYVEWFSRDDTKTIVLNTLVFTFFAVIGSMVIGLALALLLNQNIKGRNFARSVVFAPYAISGAAIGIAFQFVFDPNFGLIQEILGWFGIDSPNFYAVPGWAMFMVTFTFVWKNLGYTFVIYLAALQGLDKELDEAAAIDGTGRWRKFWRVTMPQLRNTTFFLSITVLLNSVQVFDIINVMTRGGPQGNGTQTLVFQIYNETFVNFRAGYGATAATILFLILLIITLIQVRIMDKRG
- a CDS encoding amidohydrolase, with product MSVRTVCSNYDSVKDWQEPLYKDLHQHPELSMQEERTLGIIKDKLADLGFHHIEVGGGVVGVLENGAGPTVMLRADFDGLPVKEATGLDYASTDTAVDQEGNTVPVMHACGHDSHVASLLGMGALMGQATDQWSGTLQLIFQPGEEIAAGAQSMVDDGLVDKVATPDVVLGQHVFASNFPAGTVALASGPFMSTAVSMDVKVYGQGSHGSMPHLSVDPVVLASSIVMRLQTVISRELNPSEFGVLTVGAINAGSKANIIPFEANLKINVRAYSEQVRDKITGAIERIVNAECQAAGSPQPAEFTYHDSYPLTSNDEDTTERLKETFVSYFGTDRVLDAEPLTTSEDFSTIARAFGVPYCFWVFSGREEEKDVPNHSPHFAPLLQPTLRTGTEALIAAAMSYLGNN
- a CDS encoding threonine/serine ThrE exporter family protein, yielding MAQQFDPEMHRQMGVEADVVLRVGMLLMGAGTSGYRVLRGMKRSARALGFDHLDATVGLTQITCTFHRGEYFRTVIARQHSPAVDASRIEALEDLTHNRLYAGITAQELAAMLDTIEHNVKKRWGGLTLSFAAAIACAAFAYLNFFPLEAVGLVALAAFAGQFVRYTVLHRHVHQIGGVIAGGATAGIVFFLLTEFFGAIGSVEPSELSSGFVAAVLFLIPGFPLFSALIDIARFDLDAGIVRLGYAFTVIFTAAFTVSMVSWLTKLSPDPPAPVQDMQWFLLAPLASFLGIAGFAFLFNSSRRMVLVAACVGTVANELRLILIHAGTTIFFAAFVGGLIIGLLGAVASKRARLPRITTTVPAAVIMIPGVTMFRAVFYLNDGQMDQALANVATGMMVVGSIGAGLVFSRLLTDKDWALGRLIDFDKKLPQRPSST
- a CDS encoding MFS transporter; translation: MSPLTAQPPTKDVVPAQVEDAEETRRQHRSAIKAAFIGTFIEWFDYAAYIYMSAIISRVFFPEMEGRRALIMTFALFALSFLVRPLGGIVWGHFGDKYGRIHTLTVSIVMMSVATACIGFLPGYATIGFAASILLLLCRMVQGFSAAGEYAGAATHLSEIAPAGKRGIYSAVVPSATASGLLLGSLIAALLTGVLDDAALDSWGWRVPFLIALPLGLYGLWIRRNTEESSHFEDQDEPEESPLREVLKYPKALAIAFAGAVLNAIGFYVILTYLPTYLSEELGMAATPAFIASSVASAFYVGFALLTGMLSDRLGRRTTMLCAAAFMGVTIIPAFMLLDGAGLLLVIIIQVCLGGVLALNDGVLPSFLSEQFPTHVRLSGFALTFNTANAVFGGTAPMIATWLIDVTGLQLAPAFYLVAAALVTGIAVLFASKKNKLHE
- a CDS encoding YrhK family protein, translated to MVQQGLFLSGRVGDIKSEQEKDPDLKIKLGQNNEIKIKNKYETFSIANDIAISVVFILGSVLTLAGMSMVATVFYLLGSLGMAARPAIRLKRRTHLQRIGADANTAESYDY